A genome region from Crossiella equi includes the following:
- a CDS encoding ATP-binding protein, with protein MPGGAGEHDHEHRATISGSAAEVVQAGQVHGGVHFHAGARRDQPRPRQLPGEVRGFVNRRGELDRLDEVLAGDPAEPPSAGLLVLTGTAGVGKTSLALHWAHRVRTRFPDGQLYANLCGYDPGPPVTAAQALERFLRALGVPQAALPAELDDRAALYRSLLADQRVLVLLDNAAATSQVRPLLPGTAGSLVVVTSRSRLSGLVARDGAHRVPVGTLTEADAILLLRKVTAGYRGQDEPAELAELARLCARLPLALRIAAERAASRPHLRLTELIAELRDESGLWDALTAENDEEADAVRTVFAWSYRSLSPEAARLFHLLGLCPTAEFSGAAAAALAGIPRPVASRLLDVLVGAHLVEPAHGDRYQFHDLLRAYATDQVQRVESEEERQQAVRRLCAWYLHTAAAAVGELTPYAVLPDLPEPTVTPLSFADGHAAEEWLTAERAALVAVTRLAAGRGQDDRLAWQLAATLREGYAHRNLFEDWLTTARVGLGAARRLGDRVGEAAALTSLGMACTQSRRLEEGQEHHRAALALHREAGEDFAGARSLNLLGLLALRGRDLDQARARFEEAEDAFRRLGQRRWAAIATANLAEVCYELADLTGAAGLLRRAVAVFRELDDDVGLGNALVLLAMVRRENGQTAEARSAVEGALAIAHRTGNQVWEGHWLVELARVERASGRPEVALTSCQRAVAVQHRLGDLSREAIALDQTGEVYRELGRSAEAAQFHQVAAVTQRKLGDRWRLATALHNLATALTESGTREEEAVQAWTEALSCLTVFDDPRVAVLRAAVRAGLDGQRPAP; from the coding sequence ATGCCCGGCGGAGCCGGCGAGCACGACCACGAGCACCGCGCGACGATCAGCGGTTCCGCCGCCGAGGTGGTGCAGGCGGGACAGGTGCACGGCGGGGTGCACTTCCACGCCGGGGCCCGTCGCGACCAGCCCCGCCCCAGACAGCTGCCGGGGGAGGTGCGCGGCTTCGTCAACCGGCGCGGCGAGCTGGACCGGCTGGACGAGGTGCTGGCCGGGGACCCGGCGGAACCGCCGTCGGCCGGGCTGCTCGTGCTCACCGGCACCGCGGGTGTCGGCAAGACCTCGCTGGCCCTGCACTGGGCGCACCGCGTGCGCACCCGCTTCCCCGACGGCCAGCTCTACGCCAACCTCTGCGGCTACGACCCCGGTCCGCCGGTCACCGCCGCCCAGGCCCTGGAACGGTTCCTGCGCGCCCTCGGTGTGCCGCAGGCCGCGCTGCCCGCCGAGCTGGACGACCGCGCCGCGCTCTACCGCTCGCTGCTGGCCGACCAGCGGGTGCTCGTGCTGCTGGACAACGCCGCGGCCACCAGCCAGGTGCGGCCGCTGCTGCCCGGCACCGCGGGCAGCCTCGTGGTGGTCACCAGCCGCAGCAGGCTCTCCGGGCTGGTCGCCCGCGACGGCGCGCACCGGGTGCCGGTCGGCACGCTCACCGAGGCGGACGCGATCCTGTTGCTGCGCAAGGTCACCGCCGGGTACCGGGGACAGGACGAACCCGCCGAGCTGGCCGAGCTGGCCCGGCTGTGCGCGCGGCTGCCGCTGGCCCTGCGCATCGCCGCCGAACGCGCGGCCAGCCGCCCGCACCTGCGCCTGACCGAGCTGATCGCCGAGCTGCGCGACGAGTCCGGGCTCTGGGACGCCCTCACCGCCGAGAACGACGAGGAGGCCGACGCCGTCCGCACCGTCTTCGCCTGGTCCTACCGCAGCCTCAGCCCGGAGGCCGCCCGCCTGTTCCACCTGCTCGGCCTGTGCCCGACCGCCGAGTTCAGCGGCGCGGCCGCGGCCGCCCTGGCCGGGATCCCCCGCCCGGTGGCGAGCAGGCTGCTGGACGTGCTGGTCGGCGCGCACCTGGTGGAGCCAGCCCACGGTGACCGCTACCAGTTCCACGACCTGCTGCGCGCCTACGCCACCGACCAGGTGCAGCGGGTGGAGAGCGAGGAGGAGCGGCAGCAGGCCGTGCGCCGCCTGTGCGCCTGGTACCTGCACACCGCGGCCGCCGCGGTCGGCGAGCTCACCCCCTACGCCGTGCTGCCCGACCTGCCCGAGCCGACGGTCACCCCGCTGTCCTTCGCCGACGGGCACGCCGCCGAGGAGTGGCTCACCGCCGAGCGCGCCGCCCTGGTCGCGGTCACCCGGCTGGCCGCGGGGCGCGGGCAGGATGACCGCCTGGCCTGGCAGCTGGCCGCGACCCTGCGGGAGGGCTACGCGCACCGCAACCTGTTCGAGGACTGGCTGACCACCGCGCGCGTGGGCCTGGGCGCGGCGCGCAGGCTCGGTGACCGGGTGGGGGAGGCGGCGGCGTTGACCAGCCTGGGCATGGCCTGCACGCAGTCCCGGCGGCTGGAGGAGGGGCAGGAGCACCACCGCGCGGCCCTGGCTCTGCACCGGGAGGCGGGGGAGGACTTCGCCGGGGCCCGCTCGCTGAACCTGTTGGGCCTGCTCGCGCTGCGCGGGCGTGACCTCGACCAGGCCCGCGCCCGTTTCGAGGAAGCCGAGGACGCCTTCCGGCGGCTGGGGCAGCGGCGGTGGGCGGCCATCGCCACCGCGAACCTGGCCGAGGTCTGTTACGAGCTGGCCGACCTGACCGGGGCGGCCGGGCTGCTGCGTCGTGCGGTGGCGGTGTTCCGGGAGCTGGACGATGACGTCGGCCTGGGCAACGCCCTGGTGCTGCTCGCCATGGTGCGCCGGGAGAACGGCCAGACGGCCGAGGCCCGGAGCGCGGTGGAGGGGGCGCTGGCCATCGCGCACCGGACCGGCAACCAGGTGTGGGAGGGGCACTGGCTGGTGGAGCTGGCGCGGGTGGAACGGGCGAGCGGGCGGCCGGAGGTGGCGCTGACCTCCTGCCAGCGCGCGGTGGCCGTGCAGCACCGGCTCGGTGACCTCAGCCGCGAGGCGATCGCGCTGGACCAGACCGGCGAGGTCTACCGCGAGCTGGGGCGGTCCGCCGAGGCGGCGCAGTTCCACCAGGTGGCCGCGGTGACCCAGCGCAAGCTCGGCGACCGCTGGCGGCTGGCCACCGCGCTGCACAACCTCGCCACCGCGCTGACCGAGTCCGGTACCCGGGAGGAGGAGGCGGTGCAGGCGTGGACGGAGGCCTTGTCCTGCCTGACCGTCTTCGACGACCCGAGGGTGGCGGTGCTGCGTGCGGCGGTGCGGGCCGGGCTGGACGGCCAGCGGCCCGCACCCTGA
- a CDS encoding DUF6879 family protein gives MEGDFARLRDGGFWKLERQQHFAEPDNPSWRAFHGGDWGLARQRLAAMREEFTAYYRRALARGVRHWRVRVVELPLTPYLHWELHVLRLRVACGANARVVGPEQVRALERDGPLPEVFTLGTRVLYQARYDEHGVLAGGRRRTGAELVARWQRTIAGLYQTGQELVTFFEREVAGRSEPRGG, from the coding sequence GTGGAGGGGGACTTCGCACGATTGCGGGACGGCGGGTTCTGGAAGCTGGAGCGGCAGCAGCACTTCGCCGAGCCGGACAACCCCAGCTGGCGGGCCTTCCACGGTGGGGACTGGGGGCTGGCCCGGCAGCGGCTGGCCGCCATGCGCGAGGAGTTCACCGCCTACTACCGGCGCGCCCTCGCGCGCGGGGTGCGGCACTGGCGGGTGCGGGTGGTCGAGCTCCCGCTGACCCCCTACCTGCACTGGGAGCTGCACGTGTTGCGGCTGCGCGTGGCCTGCGGCGCCAACGCGCGTGTGGTCGGGCCCGAGCAGGTGCGCGCGCTGGAGCGGGACGGGCCGCTGCCCGAGGTCTTCACCCTCGGCACCCGGGTGCTCTACCAGGCCCGCTACGACGAGCACGGGGTGCTCGCCGGGGGCAGGCGGCGGACCGGGGCCGAGCTCGTGGCCCGCTGGCAGCGCACCATCGCCGGGCTCTACCAGACCGGACAGGAGCTGGTGACCTTCTTCGAACGCGAGGTCGCCGGACGGAGCGAGCCCAGAGGAGGCTGA
- a CDS encoding substrate-binding protein yields the protein MGNLVLTQQRDVALPPGDVFGLLGQDKSAGWLFGADYTAFTVGALVRFELPLNPADPASPTIEAAGRIAFLDPPHKIVIEQSSPWPGRVSCTMTTTGGGRATTVRLGVEVPQDAVTWLLRQRGYDPLEELAGPRTIRIGVLVSKSGPASIFGPTTENLARMAADEVNADGGVDGCELQVVVRDDASSPDIGAEQFTRLVRADGCRVIVTNCTSAVFPALARLARRLGVLLVHTPINEGGRYSPYIVRLGERPSAQLRAALPQLVAETGGRTFLCGDDYVWPRACNAEARRIVERLGGHVVAERYKPLGTKDFADTIEEIISTGASLVVSTFVGSDEAHFERQSHAAGLRSRCRTLSMAFDESTRELTGGVAAQGVYSAFSYFQEVDSATNTAFLDRYRGRFGHTAAPLSSITESVYEAIHMLASSGALRRDPDLGELSAAMRVQRETALWRSARPGQGKAPLFVAKAGHDGFRIVDR from the coding sequence GTGGGGAACCTCGTACTGACGCAGCAGCGGGACGTCGCCCTGCCGCCCGGGGACGTCTTCGGACTGCTGGGGCAGGACAAGTCCGCGGGCTGGCTGTTCGGTGCGGACTACACCGCCTTCACCGTCGGCGCGCTGGTGCGCTTCGAGCTCCCCCTCAACCCGGCCGACCCGGCCAGCCCGACCATCGAGGCCGCCGGGCGCATCGCCTTCCTGGACCCGCCGCACAAGATCGTCATCGAGCAGTCCTCGCCGTGGCCGGGGCGGGTCTCCTGCACCATGACCACCACCGGCGGCGGGCGGGCCACCACGGTGCGCCTGGGTGTGGAGGTCCCGCAGGACGCGGTCACCTGGCTGCTGCGCCAGCGCGGCTACGACCCCCTGGAAGAGCTGGCGGGCCCGCGCACGATCCGCATCGGCGTGCTGGTCAGCAAGTCCGGTCCGGCCAGCATCTTCGGCCCGACCACCGAGAACCTGGCCCGCATGGCCGCCGACGAGGTCAACGCCGACGGCGGTGTGGACGGCTGCGAATTGCAGGTCGTGGTGCGCGATGACGCGAGCTCCCCGGACATCGGCGCCGAACAGTTCACCCGGTTGGTGCGGGCCGACGGCTGCCGGGTGATCGTCACCAACTGCACGAGCGCGGTTTTCCCCGCCCTGGCCCGCCTGGCCCGCAGACTCGGCGTGCTCCTGGTCCACACCCCGATCAACGAGGGCGGCCGTTACTCCCCCTACATCGTTCGGCTGGGCGAACGCCCCTCCGCCCAGCTCCGCGCGGCCCTGCCCCAGCTGGTGGCCGAGACCGGCGGCCGCACCTTCCTCTGCGGCGACGACTACGTGTGGCCGCGGGCCTGCAACGCCGAAGCGCGCCGCATCGTCGAACGCCTGGGCGGCCACGTGGTGGCGGAGCGGTACAAACCCTTGGGCACCAAGGACTTCGCCGACACGATCGAAGAGATCATCAGCACCGGCGCGAGCCTGGTCGTCAGCACCTTCGTCGGCTCGGACGAAGCCCACTTCGAACGCCAGAGCCACGCCGCGGGCCTGCGCTCCCGCTGCCGGACCCTGTCGATGGCCTTCGACGAGTCCACCCGGGAACTCACCGGCGGCGTGGCGGCCCAGGGCGTCTACAGCGCCTTCAGCTACTTCCAGGAAGTCGACTCGGCCACCAACACCGCCTTCCTGGACCGCTACCGGGGCCGCTTCGGCCACACCGCCGCGCCGCTGTCGAGCATCACCGAGTCGGTCTACGAGGCCATCCACATGCTCGCCTCCAGCGGCGCGCTGCGCCGGGACCCCGACCTCGGGGAGCTGTCGGCGGCCATGCGGGTGCAGCGGGAGACCGCGCTGTGGCGCTCGGCCCGGCCCGGGCAGGGGAAGGCACCGCTGTTCGTGGCCAAGGCCGGACACGACGGGTTCCGGATCGTGGACCGGTAG
- a CDS encoding ArsR/SmtB family transcription factor encodes MVSVGGGGASAFDALADDTRRLVLGLLREHGELTVSQLSEQISHIGRTAVSMQLKVLREAGLVQERKAGKYRYYSMRVEPINEVMTFLSNLCGASLDGLVTIAEKHREPEAEQRRWGTSY; translated from the coding sequence GTGGTTTCCGTGGGCGGTGGTGGCGCCTCGGCTTTCGACGCGTTGGCCGACGACACGCGTCGGCTGGTGCTCGGCCTGCTCCGCGAGCACGGTGAGCTGACCGTCTCCCAGCTGTCCGAACAGATCAGCCACATCGGCCGCACCGCGGTGTCCATGCAGCTCAAGGTGTTGCGTGAGGCAGGTCTGGTACAGGAGCGCAAGGCGGGCAAGTACCGCTACTACTCGATGCGCGTCGAGCCGATCAACGAGGTCATGACCTTCCTGTCCAACCTGTGCGGCGCGTCCTTGGACGGGCTCGTTACCATCGCGGAGAAGCACCGCGAGCCGGAGGCGGAACAACGCAGGTGGGGAACCTCGTACTGA
- a CDS encoding amidase, with product MGTVPPTIEDLRRIAERYNLTLSDADLNSFVGLITPSMTSYDVVEHLYAELAPPVPHRRHALPKPEENPLNAWALYTELSTCDTGPLAGRRVVIKDSVAIGGVPMGNGSRSMRGFVPREDATTVRRLLDAGATIVGKGNCEDLCYSAGSHTSAAGPVRNPWDPARNAGGSSSGPAVLVATGEADLGLGSDQGGSIRVPAAFCGVVGHKPTHGLVPCTGAFAMDNTVDHLGPLTRTVRDAALMLGVLAGYDPLDPRQDSGLRVRDYLRHLDDGVRGLRVGLLTEGFDIPGLSESCVDDTVRNAAYALEQAGAQVVEISVPWHRTGLDVWKVIATEGIVWQMIDGNGLGRNWSGRYDPELVAHFGKGRAEHADAFSETVKMFMLNASYSLGKYHGAHYAMAQNLVPHLVKGYDTALAEVDVLVLPTVPHVAKPLPGPDASREEYVGAALAHVPNVAPFDASGHPATAVPAGLVDGLPVSMMIVAPHHRDDLGLRVARAVEASLGGFPPAPSTLAGTREHQP from the coding sequence ATGGGAACAGTCCCTCCCACCATCGAAGATCTCCGCCGGATCGCCGAGCGTTACAACCTCACCCTCAGTGACGCCGACCTGAACTCGTTCGTCGGCCTCATCACCCCCTCGATGACCTCCTACGACGTCGTCGAACACCTCTACGCCGAGCTCGCGCCGCCGGTGCCCCACCGCCGCCACGCCCTGCCCAAGCCCGAGGAGAACCCGCTCAACGCCTGGGCCCTCTACACCGAGCTGTCCACCTGCGACACCGGCCCGCTGGCCGGACGGCGCGTGGTGATCAAGGACAGCGTGGCCATCGGCGGCGTGCCCATGGGCAACGGCTCGCGCTCCATGCGCGGCTTCGTCCCCCGCGAGGACGCCACCACCGTGCGCCGCCTCCTCGACGCGGGCGCCACCATCGTCGGCAAGGGCAACTGCGAGGATCTCTGCTACTCCGCGGGCAGCCACACCAGCGCCGCCGGACCGGTGCGCAACCCGTGGGACCCGGCGCGCAACGCGGGCGGCTCCTCCTCCGGCCCCGCCGTGCTGGTGGCCACCGGCGAGGCCGACCTCGGCCTGGGCAGCGACCAGGGCGGCTCCATCCGGGTGCCCGCGGCCTTCTGCGGCGTCGTCGGGCACAAGCCCACGCACGGCCTGGTGCCCTGCACCGGCGCCTTCGCCATGGACAACACCGTCGACCACCTCGGCCCGCTCACCCGCACCGTCCGCGACGCCGCGCTCATGCTGGGCGTGCTCGCCGGGTATGACCCGCTGGACCCGCGCCAGGACTCCGGGCTGCGCGTGCGCGACTACCTGCGCCACCTCGACGACGGCGTGCGCGGCCTGCGCGTCGGCCTGCTCACCGAGGGCTTCGACATTCCCGGCCTGTCCGAGAGCTGCGTGGACGACACGGTCCGCAACGCCGCCTACGCCCTGGAACAGGCGGGCGCGCAGGTCGTGGAGATCTCCGTGCCCTGGCACCGCACCGGCCTGGACGTCTGGAAGGTCATCGCCACCGAGGGCATCGTCTGGCAGATGATCGACGGCAACGGCCTGGGCCGCAACTGGTCAGGCCGCTACGACCCGGAGCTGGTCGCACACTTCGGCAAAGGCCGCGCCGAACACGCCGACGCCTTCTCCGAGACCGTCAAGATGTTCATGCTCAACGCCTCCTACAGCCTCGGCAAGTACCACGGCGCGCACTACGCGATGGCCCAGAACCTGGTGCCGCACCTGGTCAAGGGCTACGACACCGCCCTGGCCGAGGTCGACGTGCTGGTGCTGCCGACCGTGCCGCACGTGGCCAAGCCCCTGCCCGGCCCGGACGCCTCCCGCGAGGAGTACGTCGGCGCGGCCCTGGCCCACGTGCCCAACGTCGCCCCCTTCGACGCCAGCGGCCACCCGGCCACAGCCGTCCCGGCAGGCCTGGTGGACGGCCTGCCGGTGAGCATGATGATCGTCGCCCCACACCACCGCGACGACCTGGGCCTGCGCGTGGCCCGAGCCGTCGAGGCCTCACTCGGAGGGTTCCCGCCGGCGCCCTCCACCCTCGCAGGCACCCGGGAGCACCAGCCATGA
- a CDS encoding zinc finger protein encodes MTTAPEHRPFSFGLPASQPLVFYWMPVDGSRHAVIGPHGSHRPGEHAETLCGRPVVARTASEGEWIRWSTCDDCWQAAKDVRA; translated from the coding sequence ATGACCACCGCGCCCGAACACCGCCCCTTCTCCTTCGGCCTGCCCGCCTCGCAGCCGCTGGTGTTCTACTGGATGCCGGTCGACGGCAGCCGCCACGCGGTCATCGGGCCACACGGCAGCCACCGCCCAGGCGAGCACGCCGAGACGCTGTGCGGCCGCCCGGTGGTGGCGCGCACGGCCAGCGAGGGCGAGTGGATCCGCTGGAGCACCTGCGACGACTGCTGGCAGGCGGCCAAGGACGTCAGGGCCTGA
- a CDS encoding lycopene cyclase domain-containing protein: MEAFQYLLLMGACLLLTLPLEALGEPVYRRPARLLRTFLPLLALFLVWDAVAIARGHWTFSPRFTTGWTLPFGIPVEELVFFVVIPLCALLTYGAFGRLLRTRER; the protein is encoded by the coding sequence ATGGAAGCCTTCCAGTACCTCCTGCTGATGGGCGCCTGCCTGTTGCTGACCCTGCCCCTGGAGGCCCTCGGCGAACCGGTCTACCGCAGACCGGCCCGGCTGTTGCGCACCTTCCTGCCCCTGCTCGCACTCTTCCTGGTCTGGGACGCGGTCGCCATCGCCCGCGGCCACTGGACCTTCAGCCCCCGCTTCACCACCGGCTGGACCCTGCCCTTCGGCATCCCGGTCGAGGAGCTCGTGTTCTTTGTCGTCATCCCCCTGTGCGCACTGCTCACCTACGGCGCCTTCGGCCGTCTGCTCCGCACCCGGGAGCGCTGA
- a CDS encoding lycopene cyclase domain-containing protein gives MPLEYTAAALLACLAVVLTELFWLRTGLFRQARYWLTMAVVFAFQVPVDGWLTKLDAPIVLYHPEHITGLRFPWDIPVEDFAFGFALVTLTLALWEHHRSRETAP, from the coding sequence GTGCCACTGGAGTACACCGCAGCCGCCCTGCTGGCCTGCCTGGCCGTCGTGCTGACCGAGCTGTTCTGGCTGCGCACCGGACTGTTCCGCCAGGCACGCTACTGGCTCACCATGGCCGTCGTGTTCGCCTTCCAGGTGCCCGTCGACGGCTGGCTGACCAAGCTCGACGCCCCCATCGTCCTGTACCACCCCGAGCACATCACCGGCCTGCGCTTCCCGTGGGACATCCCGGTCGAGGACTTCGCCTTCGGGTTCGCCCTGGTCACCCTCACGCTCGCGCTGTGGGAACACCACCGGAGCAGGGAGACCGCCCCATGA
- a CDS encoding methyltransferase domain-containing protein, with protein MTLTQAFDAHARHYDLLVGANPGYHRDLRRAAACLGLRGQGEGQRVLDLGCGTGASTAAVLAAWPRATVLGVDASAGMLAAARAKPWPGTVSFRQGRAEALKPALGPFDAILGAYLLRNVPEPDPVLRGLHDLLRPGGHLVLHDYTLDGHPTSTAVWTAVCWGVIVPAGLLATRDTGLYRYLWRSVLNFDRVQQLRERLRHNGFTDVRVGSAGGWQTGITHTLRGRRPQDGDPR; from the coding sequence ATGACCCTCACCCAGGCCTTCGACGCCCACGCCCGCCACTACGACCTGCTCGTCGGCGCCAACCCCGGCTACCACCGCGACCTGCGCCGCGCCGCCGCCTGCCTGGGCCTGCGCGGCCAGGGCGAAGGCCAGCGCGTGCTCGACCTGGGCTGCGGCACCGGCGCCTCCACCGCCGCCGTGCTGGCCGCCTGGCCGCGAGCCACCGTGCTCGGCGTCGACGCCTCCGCCGGGATGCTCGCCGCCGCCCGCGCCAAACCCTGGCCCGGCACGGTCAGCTTCCGCCAGGGCCGCGCCGAAGCGCTCAAACCCGCACTCGGCCCCTTCGACGCCATCCTCGGCGCCTACCTCCTGCGCAACGTGCCCGAACCCGACCCTGTGCTGCGCGGCCTGCACGACCTGCTCCGCCCCGGCGGGCACCTCGTGCTGCACGACTACACCCTCGACGGCCACCCCACCTCCACCGCCGTGTGGACCGCGGTGTGCTGGGGCGTCATCGTGCCCGCCGGGCTCCTGGCCACCCGAGACACCGGCCTCTACAGGTACCTCTGGCGCAGCGTGCTCAACTTCGACCGCGTGCAACAACTGCGAGAGCGCTTGCGCCACAACGGCTTCACCGACGTGCGGGTAGGCTCTGCCGGGGGCTGGCAGACCGGCATCACCCACACCCTGCGCGGTCGGCGCCCCCAGGACGGAGACCCCCGATGA
- a CDS encoding FAD-dependent oxidoreductase translates to MTPLGTDRRAVKHLPAGHRLTTDHLPLAPKVVVIGGGIAGLAAATGLSDRGVEVVLLEREDYLGGRVGGWPTTLADGTRTTMTRGFHAFFRQYYNLRQLLRRADPELRALTPMADYPLLHGNGHADTFTGLPTTPPWNALAFISRSPTFTWGDLSTVDARRAMTLLDVRVPQTYAELDHMDAVEFLDRIGFPPAARDLAFEVFSRSFFSDPRLLSAAELAVMFHIYFLGSSEGLVFDVAADPFPHGLWEPLGRYLSGRGVDIRTGVHVSAVEPSARRRYAVHLTDALRPIEADAVVLATDVGGLRTVVGSSPGICTADWRGAVADLRTAPHFGVLRLWLDRPVRGDRAGFLGTAGFGPLDNISVLDRYEHQARDWAIRTDGSVVELHAYALPPDAVMVDIRAELLAQLHKVYPETQDAHIVDERFEVRSDCPLFLPGTHDQRLGIRTPEAFLVLAGDHVRTDLPVALMERAATTGFQAANTLLAKWDLLGRTLWTVPTQGRSPLLRALARRLR, encoded by the coding sequence ATGACCCCACTGGGCACCGACCGCCGCGCGGTCAAACACCTCCCGGCCGGACACCGGCTCACCACCGACCACCTGCCCCTGGCCCCCAAGGTCGTGGTCATCGGCGGCGGCATCGCCGGACTGGCCGCGGCCACCGGCCTGTCCGACCGCGGCGTGGAAGTCGTGCTGCTGGAACGCGAGGACTACCTCGGCGGCCGCGTCGGCGGCTGGCCCACCACCCTGGCCGACGGCACCCGCACCACCATGACCCGCGGCTTCCACGCCTTCTTCCGCCAGTACTACAACCTGCGCCAGCTGCTGCGCCGCGCCGACCCCGAGCTGCGCGCCCTCACCCCGATGGCCGACTACCCGCTGCTGCACGGCAACGGCCACGCCGACACCTTCACCGGCCTGCCCACCACCCCGCCCTGGAACGCACTGGCCTTCATCTCCCGCAGCCCGACCTTCACCTGGGGTGACCTGTCCACAGTGGACGCTCGCCGGGCGATGACCCTGCTCGACGTCCGTGTGCCGCAGACCTACGCCGAGCTCGACCACATGGACGCGGTGGAGTTCCTCGACCGCATCGGCTTCCCACCCGCCGCCCGCGACCTGGCCTTCGAGGTCTTCTCCCGCAGCTTCTTCAGCGACCCCCGGCTGCTCTCCGCCGCCGAGCTCGCCGTCATGTTCCACATCTACTTCCTCGGCTCCAGCGAAGGCCTGGTCTTCGACGTGGCCGCCGACCCCTTCCCGCACGGCCTCTGGGAACCCCTCGGCCGCTACCTGTCCGGCCGCGGCGTGGACATCCGCACCGGCGTGCACGTCAGCGCCGTCGAACCCAGCGCCCGCCGCCGCTACGCCGTGCACCTGACCGACGCCCTGCGCCCCATCGAGGCCGACGCGGTCGTCCTGGCCACCGACGTCGGCGGCCTGCGCACCGTCGTCGGCTCCTCCCCCGGCATCTGCACCGCCGACTGGCGCGGCGCGGTCGCCGACCTGCGCACCGCCCCGCACTTCGGCGTACTGCGCCTGTGGCTGGACCGCCCGGTCCGCGGCGACCGCGCGGGCTTCCTCGGCACCGCGGGCTTCGGCCCCCTGGACAACATCAGCGTGCTCGACCGCTACGAGCACCAGGCCCGCGACTGGGCCATCCGCACCGACGGCTCGGTCGTCGAGCTGCACGCCTACGCCCTGCCCCCGGACGCGGTCATGGTCGACATCCGCGCCGAACTGCTGGCCCAGCTGCACAAGGTCTACCCGGAGACCCAGGACGCCCACATCGTCGACGAGCGCTTCGAGGTCCGCTCCGACTGCCCGCTGTTCCTGCCCGGCACCCACGACCAGCGCCTGGGCATCCGCACCCCGGAGGCCTTCCTCGTCCTGGCGGGCGACCACGTCCGCACCGACCTGCCCGTGGCCCTGATGGAACGCGCCGCCACCACCGGCTTCCAGGCCGCCAACACCCTGCTGGCCAAGTGGGACCTGCTGGGGCGCACGCTGTGGACGGTGCCCACGCAGGGCCGCAGCCCGCTGCTGCGCGCGCTGGCCCGACGGCTGCGCTGA
- a CDS encoding DUF5914 domain-containing protein gives MPRRGLPLRKLSSPSWAEQEPTWRGARPGLIAAALKRAQDRPSGNWFVVAGGEDVPRDRPLGRTVAGVEVVLWRDAEGRVHAGPGSCPHLGAPLCEAAVHGGRLLCRWHGLALGAEGFPGWRPFPVHEDGVLVWVRLDAVGGEEPLDAPVLPVRPGAGSVAAVATLVGRCDPEDVVANRLDPWHGAWFHPYSFADLRVVEGEDDRFLVEVAFRLGGRIGVPVLAEFTCPEPRTVVMHIVAGEGLGSVVETHATPLRAGRTAVVEATIAQSDRPGFAAARLAAPLVRPVMRWAAKRLWRDDLAYAERRYALRTTGRFPG, from the coding sequence ATGCCTCGCCGTGGCCTGCCGTTGCGCAAGTTGTCCTCCCCGTCCTGGGCCGAGCAGGAGCCGACCTGGCGCGGGGCCAGGCCGGGGCTGATCGCGGCGGCGTTGAAACGGGCCCAGGACCGGCCGTCCGGGAACTGGTTCGTGGTGGCGGGTGGCGAGGACGTGCCCCGGGACCGGCCGCTGGGCCGGACCGTCGCCGGGGTGGAGGTGGTGCTCTGGCGGGACGCCGAGGGGCGGGTGCACGCGGGGCCGGGGTCGTGCCCGCACCTGGGGGCGCCGCTGTGCGAGGCGGCGGTGCACGGTGGGCGGCTGCTGTGCCGTTGGCACGGGCTGGCCCTGGGGGCGGAGGGTTTCCCGGGCTGGCGGCCGTTCCCGGTGCACGAGGACGGGGTCCTGGTGTGGGTGCGGCTGGACGCGGTGGGCGGTGAGGAGCCCCTGGACGCGCCGGTGCTGCCCGTGCGGCCCGGGGCGGGCAGCGTGGCGGCGGTGGCGACGCTGGTCGGGCGCTGCGACCCGGAGGACGTGGTGGCCAACCGCCTGGACCCGTGGCACGGCGCCTGGTTCCACCCCTACTCCTTCGCCGACCTGCGGGTGGTCGAGGGCGAGGACGACCGGTTCCTGGTCGAGGTGGCCTTCCGGCTGGGCGGCCGGATCGGGGTGCCGGTGCTGGCGGAGTTCACCTGCCCGGAGCCGCGGACGGTGGTGATGCACATCGTGGCGGGGGAGGGGCTGGGCAGCGTGGTGGAGACGCATGCCACGCCGTTGCGGGCCGGGCGCACCGCGGTGGTCGAGGCGACGATCGCGCAGTCCGACCGGCCGGGGTTCGCGGCGGCGCGGCTGGCGGCACCGCTGGTGCGGCCCGTGATGCGGTGGGCGGCGAAGCGGTTGTGGCGGGACGACCTGGCCTACGCCGAACGCCGGTACGCCCTGCGCACGACCGGGCGGTTCCCGGGCTGA